From a region of the Pseudomonas fulva 12-X genome:
- the trpA gene encoding tryptophan synthase subunit alpha, whose translation MSRLQTRFAELKEQNRAALVTFVTAGDPNYEASLKILKGLPKAGADVIELGMPFTDPMADGPAIQLANIRALAAKQNLAKTLQMVREFRQDDSTTPLVLMGYFNPIHKYGVERFIADAQEAGVDGLIVVDLPPEHNRDLCDPAQAAGIDFIRLTTPTTDDKRLPTVLAGSSGFVYYVSVAGVTGAGSATVEHVQEAVTRLRRHTDLPISIGFGIRTPEHAATIARLADGVVVGSALIDQIAKADNDQQAIDGVLSLCSQLAEGVRSARR comes from the coding sequence ATGAGCCGCCTGCAGACGCGCTTCGCCGAGCTGAAAGAACAGAACCGCGCCGCCCTGGTGACCTTCGTCACCGCTGGCGACCCGAACTACGAGGCTTCGCTGAAGATCCTCAAGGGCCTGCCGAAAGCCGGTGCCGACGTGATCGAGCTGGGCATGCCGTTCACCGACCCGATGGCCGATGGCCCGGCGATCCAGCTGGCCAACATCCGCGCCCTGGCCGCCAAGCAGAACCTGGCCAAGACGCTGCAGATGGTCCGTGAATTCCGCCAGGACGACAGCACCACGCCGCTGGTGCTGATGGGTTACTTCAACCCGATCCACAAGTACGGCGTCGAGCGCTTCATCGCCGATGCCCAGGAGGCCGGCGTCGACGGCCTGATCGTGGTTGACCTGCCGCCGGAACATAACCGCGACCTGTGCGACCCGGCCCAGGCCGCGGGGATCGACTTCATCCGCCTGACTACCCCGACCACCGACGACAAGCGCCTGCCGACCGTACTCGCCGGCAGCTCGGGCTTCGTCTACTACGTGTCGGTGGCGGGTGTTACCGGCGCTGGCTCGGCGACCGTGGAACACGTGCAGGAAGCGGTCACCCGCCTGCGCCGCCACACCGACCTGCCGATCAGTATCGGCTTCGGCATCCGCACCCCGGAACATGCGGCGACCATCGCCCGCCTGGCCGACGGCGTAGTGGTTGGCTCGGCGCTGATCGACCAGATCGCAAAGGCTGACAATGATCAGCAGGCCATCGACGGTGTGCTCAGCCTGTGCAGCCAACTGGCCGAAGGTGTGCGCAGCGCTCGCCGCTAA